In Gammaproteobacteria bacterium (ex Lamellibrachia satsuma), a single genomic region encodes these proteins:
- a CDS encoding TusE/DsrC/DsvC family sulfur relay protein — protein MRLEEQARIQATTQINTAEVLEIDGRLIATDSDGYLLNAEDWSPLVAETLAQRDAVVLGKDHWTLIDFLHRFYQEFDIAPEMPILSRNLCKDQHNCRWTRTYINKLFPGGAKMACRYAGLSVPVGRSCL, from the coding sequence ATGCGACTGGAGGAACAGGCGAGGATTCAAGCCACCACACAGATCAATACCGCAGAAGTTCTCGAAATCGATGGCAGACTGATCGCCACCGATAGCGACGGCTATCTGCTGAATGCAGAAGACTGGAGTCCGTTAGTAGCAGAAACCCTGGCACAGAGAGACGCAGTTGTGCTGGGCAAGGATCACTGGACGCTGATCGACTTTCTGCACCGATTTTACCAGGAGTTTGACATCGCACCGGAGATGCCGATACTTTCACGCAATCTCTGTAAAGACCAGCACAACTGCCGCTGGACGAGAACCTACATCAACAAACTGTTTCCGGGGGGCGCCAAGATGGCCTGCCGCTATGCCGGGTTATCAGTCCCGGTGGGGAGGAGCTGCCTGTAG
- a CDS encoding cytochrome c4, whose protein sequence is MNKWLVTVSIALVFAASGAQSAGDAEAGKGKSTACMACHGPDGNSLNAQWPKLAGQHPKYIEKQIRDFKSGARKDPLMTAQAAPLADQDIADLAAYFSSQKKTMGTAAADKAELGESLYRAGNAGTGVAACMACHGPSGAGNPDANFPALAGQHAIYTEKALKDFRSAARTNDASQMMQGVVARMTDAEIAAVAQYIQGLKK, encoded by the coding sequence ATGAATAAATGGCTAGTAACTGTTTCCATCGCACTTGTGTTTGCTGCAAGCGGCGCCCAATCTGCGGGTGATGCCGAGGCCGGCAAGGGGAAATCAACCGCCTGCATGGCATGTCACGGTCCTGATGGTAACAGTTTAAATGCGCAGTGGCCGAAACTGGCCGGCCAACACCCCAAGTACATTGAAAAACAGATCAGGGATTTCAAGTCAGGCGCCCGAAAAGATCCCCTGATGACGGCTCAGGCCGCGCCCCTGGCAGATCAGGATATCGCTGATCTTGCTGCTTACTTCAGCAGCCAGAAAAAGACCATGGGTACCGCAGCTGCAGATAAAGCGGAGTTAGGTGAGTCCCTCTATCGGGCCGGCAACGCTGGAACCGGCGTTGCTGCCTGCATGGCATGCCACGGTCCTTCAGGCGCCGGCAACCCGGATGCAAACTTCCCTGCACTCGCCGGACAGCATGCCATTTACACAGAAAAGGCGTTGAAAGATTTCCGCTCTGCCGCCCGTACTAACGATGCCAGCCAAATGATGCAAGGTGTCGTTGCCCGCATGACTGATGCAGAGATTGCAGCAGTGGCTCAGTATATTCAGGGCCTGAAAAAGTAA
- a CDS encoding lipoprotein signal peptidase: protein MQRWLWLSLLVLLLDQATKQWAEAALSAYQPSTLLPFFDLTLMYNEGAAFSFLSEQGGWQRWFFIILALGVSAVLVGWIWRLKPAEKTIAVALSLIVGGAIGNVIDRLLFGHVIDFLHFHYQEYYWPAFNIADSAIFVGVTLMIFDALFFSAKRETD, encoded by the coding sequence ATGCAACGCTGGCTCTGGCTTTCACTGCTCGTTCTCCTGCTCGACCAGGCAACCAAGCAGTGGGCGGAGGCGGCGCTGTCCGCCTATCAACCGTCCACCCTGCTGCCGTTCTTCGATCTCACTCTGATGTATAACGAGGGGGCTGCGTTCAGCTTCCTCAGTGAGCAGGGAGGATGGCAGCGCTGGTTCTTCATCATCCTGGCGCTGGGCGTATCCGCAGTGTTGGTCGGTTGGATCTGGCGCCTGAAGCCTGCGGAAAAAACCATCGCTGTCGCCCTCTCACTGATTGTTGGTGGCGCTATCGGCAATGTCATTGACCGCTTGCTTTTTGGCCACGTCATCGATTTTCTGCACTTCCACTACCAGGAGTACTACTGGCCCGCATTCAACATCGCCGACTCCGCCATTTTCGTCGGCGTAACGCTCATGATCTTCGACGCCCTCTTTTTTTCTGCCAAGCGTGAAACAGACTGA
- a CDS encoding GGDEF domain-containing protein, with the protein MADEKDWKQAYQELLLQHEQSLGSRAETEGLLVRAITRLTVATSGMDPSLDPHLKSIRDAVRNGVKPTLNERLNALSDSLVHQSDNDDFTEPGSLGICDQLISRLQLPKREVSEASRLFSHLLSDPAHVAETELDRLAALLNHAVSEGAPPKDGLFGRLLGSGKGRGGKGDTPNHMLMELLDRASWPGHWGTDISGFQNRLADKPAADEWVRVLRDLLELTSRFYGDAQTEIQETESFLEELTQRLQELDTHLRNGHDSREAAIKSGRRLNVAVASDVDGLQSSVREATDLGQLKRTVAQRLDHIQLSMDQFLVDEEQRYQNAETEERALRERLREMEQESDDIRFRMVEAHHLALQDAVTELPNRLAYDERVSQEFARWKRFGEPLSMLVWDVDDFKKINDRYGHQAGDSALRIIAKTLQNRLRETDFIARYGGEEFVTLLCGTDQEKALSVAEEMREAVGASGFHSGTKAVQVSISCGISCFGEGDTVEAVFDRADKALYTAKGKGKNCCEVA; encoded by the coding sequence ATGGCCGACGAAAAGGACTGGAAACAGGCATATCAGGAGTTGCTGCTGCAACATGAGCAGTCGCTGGGTTCCCGTGCGGAAACCGAAGGTCTTCTGGTACGTGCCATTACCCGTTTGACAGTCGCCACCAGCGGGATGGATCCCAGTCTTGATCCTCATCTGAAAAGTATTCGTGACGCTGTTCGCAACGGTGTCAAACCCACCCTGAATGAGCGGCTGAATGCCCTTTCGGACAGTCTGGTTCATCAATCGGACAACGATGATTTTACAGAGCCAGGGTCGCTGGGGATCTGTGATCAGTTGATCTCGCGTCTTCAGCTGCCGAAGCGCGAAGTGTCCGAGGCTTCAAGGCTTTTTAGCCATCTGTTGAGCGACCCAGCTCATGTGGCGGAAACCGAATTGGATCGTTTGGCGGCGCTATTGAATCACGCGGTTTCTGAAGGAGCCCCGCCCAAAGACGGTCTGTTTGGACGTCTTCTCGGCAGCGGAAAGGGGCGCGGCGGTAAGGGTGATACGCCTAACCATATGCTGATGGAGTTGTTGGATCGCGCCAGTTGGCCTGGCCACTGGGGCACCGACATCTCCGGCTTTCAAAACAGGTTGGCGGATAAACCGGCAGCGGATGAGTGGGTCAGGGTGTTACGGGATCTGTTGGAGTTGACCTCCCGCTTCTATGGTGATGCCCAGACAGAGATTCAGGAGACGGAAAGTTTTCTCGAAGAGTTGACCCAACGGTTGCAGGAACTCGATACCCATCTTCGAAATGGCCATGATAGTCGGGAAGCAGCGATAAAGAGTGGGCGCCGGCTGAATGTGGCAGTAGCCTCCGATGTGGATGGTCTCCAGTCCTCAGTGCGGGAAGCGACGGATCTGGGGCAGTTGAAGCGGACTGTTGCGCAGCGTCTGGACCACATCCAGCTGAGTATGGATCAGTTTCTCGTGGATGAAGAGCAGCGTTACCAAAATGCTGAAACCGAGGAGCGTGCCCTGCGGGAACGTTTGCGGGAAATGGAGCAGGAATCGGATGATATCCGTTTTCGCATGGTGGAGGCGCATCATCTTGCGCTGCAGGATGCGGTCACAGAGTTGCCGAACCGGTTGGCCTATGACGAGCGGGTCAGCCAGGAGTTTGCGCGCTGGAAAAGGTTTGGAGAGCCACTATCCATGCTTGTCTGGGATGTAGATGACTTCAAGAAAATCAATGATCGTTATGGCCATCAGGCGGGAGACAGCGCCCTGAGAATTATTGCGAAAACACTCCAGAATAGGCTTCGCGAAACGGATTTTATCGCCCGCTATGGTGGAGAGGAGTTCGTCACCCTGCTTTGTGGCACAGATCAGGAAAAGGCTCTGAGCGTGGCGGAAGAGATGCGTGAGGCGGTCGGCGCGAGCGGATTTCATTCAGGCACCAAGGCAGTCCAGGTATCCATCTCCTGCGGCATCAGCTGTTTTGGGGAGGGTGACACGGTCGAGGCTGTATTCGATCGCGCTGACAAGGCGCTCTACACGGCCAAGGGTAAAGGGAAAAATTGCTGCGAAGTGGCCTGA
- a CDS encoding ABC transporter substrate-binding protein: MPKQTVKEQKHLFSTYWPALILALLAFGVAYQFVVPPPPDHLTIAAGSPEGAYYQFALRYKKILAREKVRLDILETAGSIENLGLLGRHDSQIGFVQGGTGSVRTADELRSLGGIEYEPMWVFYRGNQPLRQLTDVAGKRVAVGADGSGTKALTLFLLRDNGVDERAIEAVSLGGRQALEALVKGDVEIAVFVVSPTAPLVRTLLEQPEIHLMNFHRVDAYARRHHFLSSVNLPEGAMDLQTNIPPESVSLLAPVANLVMNDSLHPALADLLLQAMDEVHGDGG, from the coding sequence ATGCCGAAACAGACTGTAAAAGAACAAAAACATCTTTTTTCCACCTATTGGCCTGCACTGATACTGGCGCTGCTCGCTTTCGGTGTTGCCTATCAGTTCGTTGTTCCTCCACCGCCTGACCACCTGACGATTGCTGCGGGCAGCCCTGAAGGGGCTTACTATCAGTTTGCCCTGCGCTATAAGAAGATTCTGGCAAGGGAGAAGGTGCGGCTGGACATCCTTGAGACTGCAGGATCCATTGAAAATCTGGGACTGTTGGGACGGCATGATTCTCAAATAGGGTTTGTACAGGGTGGTACGGGTTCTGTTCGTACAGCGGACGAGTTGCGCTCCCTGGGTGGTATCGAGTATGAACCCATGTGGGTCTTCTATCGTGGGAATCAACCGCTTCGGCAGCTCACTGATGTGGCTGGAAAAAGGGTTGCAGTGGGTGCTGATGGCAGTGGAACAAAGGCGTTGACGCTTTTTCTGTTGCGTGACAATGGTGTGGATGAGCGGGCGATTGAAGCGGTCTCATTGGGTGGACGGCAGGCGCTGGAGGCCTTGGTGAAGGGTGATGTGGAGATTGCAGTATTCGTAGTCTCACCCACCGCTCCGCTGGTTCGAACGCTACTCGAGCAACCTGAGATTCACCTGATGAACTTCCATCGGGTGGATGCCTATGCGCGTCGGCACCATTTTCTCTCCAGTGTTAATCTGCCGGAAGGCGCTATGGATCTGCAGACGAATATCCCTCCGGAATCCGTCAGCCTGCTGGCCCCGGTCGCCAATCTTGTGATGAACGATTCACTGCATCCGGCGTTGGCGGACCTGCTGCTGCAGGCGATGGATGAGGTGCATGGTGATGGTGGCTGA
- a CDS encoding EEP domain-containing protein produces MQRQIERHGVGRTDAHRLRLLSYNIQTGVDTRRYREYVTHSWKHLLPHRDRLANLNRIARLLKDFDLVGLQEVDSGSLRSGFLDQTEYLAQQAGFPYWYKQINRSLGKLAQHSNGVLSRVHPSTIVEHRLPGLPGRGAMLMEFATSEKPLGVCIMHLALGRRARLRQFSYISELVSHYSHLILMGDFNCGCGSQEFRFLMDNTDLQGTSCDLKTFPSWRPNRKLDHILASPSLRVAKAEVLDYAHSDHLPVSLEIELPANVRLAKAA; encoded by the coding sequence ATGCAGAGACAGATAGAGAGACACGGTGTGGGCAGGACGGACGCCCATCGTTTGCGTCTGCTCAGTTATAATATTCAGACCGGTGTTGATACCCGCCGCTATCGGGAATATGTCACCCATAGCTGGAAGCATCTTCTGCCCCATCGCGACCGATTGGCAAATCTGAATCGTATTGCCCGTCTGCTCAAGGATTTCGATCTGGTGGGGCTGCAGGAGGTGGACTCAGGCAGTCTGCGCAGTGGCTTTCTGGATCAGACGGAATATCTTGCTCAGCAGGCGGGTTTTCCCTATTGGTACAAACAGATAAACCGCAGCCTGGGGAAACTGGCCCAACACAGCAACGGCGTCCTTAGCCGGGTGCATCCCAGCACCATTGTGGAACATCGTCTGCCGGGGCTTCCAGGTCGAGGAGCGATGTTGATGGAGTTTGCCACCAGCGAAAAACCGCTGGGTGTCTGCATTATGCATCTGGCCTTGGGTCGGCGTGCGCGGTTGCGGCAATTCTCCTATATCAGTGAGCTGGTGTCCCACTACTCCCACCTGATCCTGATGGGTGACTTTAACTGTGGCTGTGGATCCCAGGAGTTCCGTTTCCTGATGGACAATACCGATCTGCAGGGAACCTCCTGCGATCTCAAAACCTTTCCGAGCTGGCGACCCAATCGCAAGCTGGATCATATTTTGGCCTCTCCAAGTCTGCGTGTCGCCAAGGCCGAGGTGTTGGACTATGCCCACTCTGATCATCTACCCGTCAGTCTGGAAATCGAATTGCCGGCGAACGTAAGGCTTGCCAAAGCAGCCTGA
- a CDS encoding response regulator, whose translation MKGLRGGSVRFQLVVNLLLISVLTLAIAFTLLYFLSPLFAEPHFSSVETLAAVFGLTLIIILFVALWMEKRFSVPLDQLLEALKSLASDGDYTLRLQPKQRTGFGKIYEGINDLLEAIQRRDASISAYSSDMSRLVEARTSQLSREHVELEKKTQDFARAKSSAEASNRAKSRFLADATHEIRAPMNGMLGMTELLLGTQLDEKQFHYANTIRNSGGTLLNIVNDLLDFSKIEAGRLDLETVDFDLRTLVAETCDLFKKSAHRKGLSLEYELDEDVPSGMQGDPTRLRQVLTNLLGNAIKFTESGAVRLTVSRLRHGPQAIPLCFQVTDTGIGIPEERQSEIFSAFTQADGSTSRYFGGTGLGLSISQQLSQLMGGCITVESEPGCGSTFRFAAGFAAPSENRESEQKSAAQTDVIAESVTLPVFAARVLLAEDNPVNQEVTEAMLQQLGCQVDIVTDGEQAVEAVRRLSYDLLLMDIHMPELNGIEATQAIRRAESDSDKRLVIVATTAKTSAQDLDQYLQQGLDDFLAKPFELTDLAGMLGRWLIPVSGELPDAGDGDGLQGVMDETSSSKDALVPQKMEKLRTHYNGKRQGRFSQLIKIYLESSHRLLDNLLDGVETLDAGAISQAAHSLSSASGNLAATELASLCKTLELEGRAGQLANAPERLAAIEAEYGRVGDALQGLVQKELGADEGGEAGSENMGGPRILIVDDEITARQIAKDVLEDSGFEVMEATEGYEALELFEQEQPDLVLLDVEMPLLDGFETCRRMSRRMEAKDIPIVMVTGRGDIEAVERAYTMGATDFVTKPVKWPVLLQRINYILGSAEILEKLRQNERSLAHALEELRRKRDEALSAVKARGEFLANMSHEIRTPMNGVMGMLALLEDADLEGKERDYLDTARRSADSLLHIINDILDFSKIEAEKLTLECVDFDLGRLVEETASLFVESANSKDLELNCYIANSISGIFSGDPTRIRQVLSNLVSNAVKFTNRGGVFLKVELQEEHGGKQWIRFTVEDTGIGVQEGEQAHLFEPFTQGDGSVTRKYGGTGLGLSISKELVRMMGGELGMTSRVGRGSSFFFHLPLMHVSKAEPFRVVSESDVLEHWAMIVGGSATSRFVLETYLKTDPFLKFSTCASYSQAIQILHENAVQGTQKYHLLLLDCDAIETGGREYVEHLKDDPATKDLKIVPLLQGGRSVCDYDVAEVDGVLAKPVRKDQLFEMLSNLFSNRDNNTMLQQKREGKREQQILPRFQGSVLVVDDEPMNLMVAVGILEKLGISPDNAKNGQQAIEKSRMVEYDLILMDCQMPGMSGYEVTGMIRNREALSGGNRTPIIAMTANAMEGAKEEAIQHGMDDYISKPFQPGELASLLSSWLLPAQDVADSPGQAEIDGELIADAEQRPVVWDRVAALKTIDGDEKLLGQMIEMFVERVPVTLGHIISAMDKDDAAVMAGSAHALKGLVSHFSAYRARDLAAELEKRAKLGELAGVDELVGSLRLEVETLVANLDDAR comes from the coding sequence ATGAAAGGGTTGAGAGGAGGCTCAGTACGTTTCCAACTGGTAGTCAACCTGCTTCTGATTTCAGTACTCACCCTTGCGATTGCGTTCACGCTGCTCTATTTCCTCTCCCCGCTCTTTGCTGAGCCTCACTTTTCCTCTGTTGAAACCCTGGCTGCTGTCTTCGGCCTTACCCTGATTATCATTCTGTTTGTTGCGCTTTGGATGGAAAAGCGGTTCTCCGTTCCTTTGGACCAACTGCTTGAGGCACTGAAGTCACTTGCCAGTGACGGTGACTATACACTACGTCTGCAACCCAAGCAGCGCACTGGGTTTGGCAAAATCTACGAAGGCATCAATGATCTGCTGGAAGCGATTCAGCGTCGCGATGCCTCGATATCCGCATACAGTTCGGATATGTCGCGTCTGGTTGAGGCGCGGACGAGTCAACTCAGCCGCGAGCATGTCGAGCTGGAAAAAAAGACACAGGACTTTGCCAGGGCAAAGAGCAGTGCAGAGGCTTCGAATCGAGCCAAATCCCGCTTTCTGGCGGATGCGACCCATGAAATCCGTGCTCCCATGAATGGTATGTTGGGCATGACAGAACTGTTGCTGGGAACCCAGCTTGATGAGAAACAGTTTCACTATGCGAACACGATCCGTAATTCCGGCGGCACATTGCTCAATATCGTCAATGATCTGCTCGATTTCTCCAAGATCGAGGCAGGAAGACTGGATCTGGAAACTGTCGATTTTGATCTCCGGACGCTGGTGGCAGAGACCTGCGATCTATTCAAAAAATCCGCACACCGCAAAGGACTGAGTCTCGAATATGAGTTGGATGAGGATGTTCCCAGCGGGATGCAGGGTGACCCTACGCGTCTGCGTCAGGTGCTGACAAATCTCCTGGGGAATGCCATCAAATTCACTGAAAGTGGTGCGGTCCGGCTTACTGTCAGTCGATTAAGGCATGGGCCGCAGGCGATACCGCTCTGTTTTCAGGTAACCGATACAGGTATCGGAATTCCTGAAGAGAGGCAGTCTGAGATATTTTCCGCCTTTACCCAGGCGGATGGTTCAACCTCGCGCTATTTTGGTGGAACGGGCCTGGGGCTCTCAATCTCACAGCAGTTATCTCAGCTGATGGGAGGGTGCATCACCGTGGAGAGTGAGCCGGGGTGTGGCAGCACTTTTCGCTTCGCCGCCGGTTTTGCCGCGCCTTCGGAGAATAGGGAGAGTGAACAGAAATCTGCCGCTCAGACCGATGTGATCGCCGAGAGTGTGACTCTGCCGGTTTTTGCAGCCAGAGTACTGCTGGCTGAGGATAATCCGGTCAATCAGGAAGTGACGGAAGCCATGCTGCAGCAGCTGGGATGCCAAGTCGATATCGTTACAGACGGGGAACAGGCCGTCGAGGCAGTACGCCGCCTCTCCTACGATCTGCTACTCATGGATATCCATATGCCGGAGTTGAACGGTATAGAAGCGACTCAGGCAATCAGACGGGCTGAAAGTGACTCGGATAAGCGGCTTGTCATCGTGGCGACCACCGCCAAGACTTCGGCGCAGGATCTGGATCAGTACCTACAGCAGGGGCTGGATGATTTTCTCGCCAAGCCTTTTGAACTGACAGATCTGGCCGGTATGCTGGGACGGTGGCTTATTCCTGTGTCAGGTGAGCTGCCGGATGCGGGTGATGGTGATGGGCTGCAGGGGGTGATGGATGAGACTTCTTCTTCGAAGGATGCGCTGGTTCCACAAAAGATGGAAAAACTGCGCACCCACTACAATGGGAAGCGGCAGGGTCGTTTCTCCCAACTCATAAAGATCTATCTTGAAAGCTCCCACAGACTGTTGGACAACCTCCTCGATGGCGTTGAGACACTGGATGCAGGTGCCATCTCCCAGGCAGCGCACAGTCTGAGTTCCGCCAGCGGCAACCTGGCTGCAACCGAACTGGCCAGTCTCTGTAAGACCCTCGAACTTGAAGGCCGGGCAGGGCAGCTGGCAAATGCCCCGGAACGTCTGGCGGCCATTGAGGCGGAGTACGGCCGTGTCGGTGATGCCCTGCAAGGTTTGGTGCAGAAAGAGCTGGGAGCGGATGAGGGTGGCGAGGCTGGTAGTGAGAATATGGGTGGCCCCAGGATTCTTATCGTGGATGACGAGATCACGGCAAGACAGATCGCCAAGGATGTGTTGGAGGATAGTGGTTTTGAGGTGATGGAAGCAACCGAGGGGTATGAAGCCCTGGAGTTGTTCGAGCAGGAGCAGCCCGACCTGGTGCTGCTGGATGTGGAGATGCCGCTGCTGGACGGGTTTGAGACCTGCCGCCGTATGAGTCGACGGATGGAAGCGAAGGATATACCTATCGTCATGGTGACAGGTCGCGGTGACATTGAAGCGGTGGAGCGGGCCTACACCATGGGGGCCACGGATTTTGTCACCAAGCCGGTGAAGTGGCCCGTACTGCTGCAGCGTATCAACTACATTCTGGGTTCTGCCGAGATCCTGGAGAAGCTCAGGCAGAACGAACGCAGTCTCGCTCATGCCCTGGAAGAGTTGCGCCGTAAACGGGATGAGGCGCTCTCCGCAGTGAAGGCGCGTGGTGAATTCCTCGCCAACATGAGTCATGAGATCCGCACCCCGATGAATGGGGTAATGGGGATGTTGGCTTTGCTGGAAGATGCCGATCTGGAGGGAAAAGAGCGGGACTACCTGGATACCGCACGACGTTCCGCCGATTCCCTGCTGCACATCATCAACGACATACTCGATTTTTCCAAGATAGAAGCGGAAAAACTGACGTTGGAGTGTGTGGATTTCGATCTTGGACGATTGGTGGAGGAGACCGCGTCGCTCTTCGTGGAATCCGCCAACAGTAAGGATCTGGAGTTGAACTGCTACATCGCAAACTCCATCTCCGGGATCTTCAGCGGTGATCCAACCCGCATCAGACAGGTGCTCTCCAATCTGGTGAGTAATGCCGTAAAATTTACCAATCGTGGAGGCGTTTTTCTGAAGGTTGAACTCCAGGAGGAACACGGCGGAAAGCAGTGGATACGCTTTACCGTTGAAGATACCGGCATCGGTGTTCAGGAAGGCGAGCAGGCGCATCTTTTTGAGCCATTTACCCAGGGCGACGGCTCCGTCACACGAAAATATGGTGGCACAGGGCTGGGGCTGAGTATCAGTAAGGAACTGGTCAGAATGATGGGCGGGGAGCTCGGCATGACCAGCCGCGTGGGACGGGGTTCCAGCTTCTTCTTTCACCTTCCGCTGATGCATGTTTCAAAGGCAGAACCTTTCCGGGTAGTATCGGAGAGTGACGTGCTCGAACACTGGGCCATGATTGTGGGTGGCAGTGCAACCAGTCGTTTTGTGCTGGAAACCTACCTTAAGACAGACCCTTTCCTGAAATTCTCTACCTGTGCGAGTTACTCTCAGGCGATACAGATTCTGCATGAGAATGCAGTTCAGGGAACGCAGAAGTACCATTTGCTGTTGCTGGATTGTGATGCCATCGAGACCGGGGGGAGGGAGTATGTCGAACATCTGAAGGACGATCCTGCAACCAAAGACCTAAAGATCGTACCCCTGCTTCAGGGGGGGCGCTCAGTGTGTGACTATGATGTGGCCGAGGTTGATGGTGTATTGGCTAAACCGGTTCGTAAGGATCAGCTATTCGAGATGCTTAGTAACCTCTTCAGCAATAGGGATAATAATACGATGCTACAACAGAAGAGAGAAGGAAAGAGAGAGCAGCAGATCCTGCCTCGATTTCAGGGAAGTGTACTGGTGGTTGACGATGAGCCGATGAACCTCATGGTGGCAGTGGGGATTCTGGAGAAGTTAGGCATCTCTCCCGACAATGCGAAGAACGGGCAACAGGCGATCGAAAAGAGTCGGATGGTGGAGTATGACCTGATTCTCATGGACTGCCAGATGCCGGGGATGAGCGGCTATGAAGTGACTGGGATGATTCGTAATCGTGAAGCGTTGAGTGGTGGTAATCGGACACCCATAATCGCGATGACAGCAAATGCGATGGAAGGGGCGAAAGAAGAGGCAATCCAGCACGGCATGGATGATTACATCAGCAAGCCCTTCCAGCCAGGTGAACTTGCCAGCCTGCTTTCCAGCTGGTTGCTGCCGGCCCAGGATGTGGCAGATTCTCCAGGTCAGGCCGAAATTGATGGGGAACTTATAGCAGACGCCGAGCAACGGCCGGTAGTTTGGGATCGGGTGGCTGCTCTGAAAACCATCGATGGTGATGAAAAGCTGTTGGGACAGATGATAGAGATGTTTGTTGAAAGGGTCCCGGTCACACTTGGTCATATCATATCTGCAATGGATAAGGACGATGCTGCAGTCATGGCCGGGTCGGCCCATGCATTGAAGGGACTGGTCAGCCACTTCTCCGCCTATCGGGCAAGGGATCTGGCTGCAGAGCTGGAGAAAAGAGCGAAGCTTGGTGAACTGGCGGGTGTGGATGAGCTTGTGGGAAGTCTGCGGCTTGAGGTTGAAACCCTAGTGGCGAACCTGGACGACGCCAGGTAG
- a CDS encoding IS701 family transposase: MQAQRKNMERMEEVVAGADDQRLQHMLTESPWDHRAVLDQVALEADQWLGGTADTCLLLDESGLAKKGKHSVGVKRQWNGRQGKVDNCQVGVFAALGKGHLSTLIDERLYLPKEWVSNPARCRKAGIPEVERKHQSKSELALEMVRHQRTLGLRFAWVGADGGYGKDPAFLRGLEAMGETFVVDIHKDQQVYLEDPQPFIPESTTTRGRRRSRLQAQAARLRVDQWLNEQRDSEWQQVVLRDSSKGKLRVEILHHRVWLWDGKEAQAHQWHLIVRREVNSPETIKYTLSNAPEETPSHCLAKMQAQRFWVERSFQDGKSESGLADYQARKWKSWHHHMALVMMAMLFMLEERIVQKDDHPLLSCSDIESLLRAFLPRRDIERDEILRQMTKRHRKRQAAIDSQYRKQTLEQSVAG, translated from the coding sequence ATGCAAGCGCAGAGAAAGAACATGGAACGCATGGAAGAGGTGGTTGCAGGCGCAGATGATCAGCGTCTCCAGCATATGCTCACCGAGTCCCCGTGGGATCATCGTGCGGTGTTAGACCAAGTGGCGCTGGAAGCCGATCAATGGCTGGGTGGAACCGCGGATACCTGTCTGTTGCTCGATGAGAGTGGCCTTGCCAAGAAGGGTAAACATTCAGTGGGGGTTAAACGCCAATGGAATGGCCGCCAGGGCAAGGTGGATAACTGCCAGGTTGGTGTATTCGCAGCACTGGGTAAAGGGCACTTGTCCACGCTGATAGATGAACGTCTCTATCTACCCAAAGAGTGGGTATCGAACCCGGCTCGCTGTCGCAAGGCGGGTATCCCGGAAGTTGAACGGAAACATCAAAGCAAGTCAGAGTTGGCGCTGGAGATGGTGCGTCATCAGAGGACGCTTGGCCTGCGTTTTGCCTGGGTGGGTGCAGATGGGGGATACGGGAAGGATCCGGCTTTTCTGAGGGGTTTGGAGGCGATGGGTGAAACCTTTGTGGTGGACATCCACAAAGACCAACAGGTCTACCTGGAAGATCCACAGCCGTTCATACCGGAGAGCACGACAACGCGCGGTCGTCGTCGAAGTCGTCTGCAAGCCCAGGCAGCCCGTCTGCGCGTTGACCAGTGGCTCAATGAGCAACGGGACAGCGAGTGGCAGCAAGTGGTATTACGGGATAGCAGCAAGGGCAAACTGCGCGTCGAGATCCTGCATCATCGGGTTTGGCTTTGGGATGGAAAAGAAGCCCAGGCACATCAATGGCACCTGATTGTACGACGAGAGGTCAATTCACCGGAGACGATTAAATACACCTTGTCGAATGCACCGGAAGAAACGCCATCCCATTGTCTTGCAAAGATGCAGGCGCAGCGGTTCTGGGTTGAGCGTTCGTTCCAGGATGGTAAGAGTGAATCAGGTCTTGCTGATTATCAGGCCCGTAAATGGAAATCCTGGCATCACCATATGGCCTTGGTCATGATGGCGATGTTATTCATGCTCGAAGAGCGAATTGTGCAAAAAGATGATCACCCCTTACTCAGTTGTTCAGACATCGAATCGCTATTGCGTGCCTTCCTGCCACGGCGAGATATTGAACGCGATGAAATACTACGGCAAATGACGAAACGGCATCGTAAACGACAAGCGGCTATCGACTCCCAATATCGAAAACAGACGCTGGAACAGTCGGTTGCCGGGTGA